In Haloplanus rubicundus, one DNA window encodes the following:
- a CDS encoding DUF7333 family protein, with amino-acid sequence MEFDFGKSVGVLVAITAVATVGLTSVMAPGTVFMMVLPSMVVFAVVAFFLGMKHGEYRTAR; translated from the coding sequence ATGGAGTTCGACTTCGGCAAGTCGGTCGGCGTACTGGTGGCGATTACGGCCGTCGCCACGGTGGGGCTCACTAGCGTGATGGCGCCCGGAACCGTCTTCATGATGGTGTTGCCCTCGATGGTCGTGTTCGCCGTCGTCGCCTTCTTCCTCGGCATGAAACACGGCGAGTACCGCACCGCGCGGTAG
- a CDS encoding TrmB family transcriptional regulator, with amino-acid sequence MNTHETVEEAVEVLQQLGLKEYEAKCFVGLSRLSTGTAKQLSEITDVPRTRVYDAVRVLEAQGLVEVQHSSPQRFRAVPLEEATETLRDQYEARVDRLTNALEQADPVDQTDEDPIQEVWSMSGTDAIANRSNQLIGDATDEVVLVLGDESLLTEELIDSLIELGPEVDLLIGAVTEALEAHIHDAVPNATTFLSGLDWLRSGTDSVEDLAIGRLLLVDGSTILVSTLVPETGEEQAIFGGGFRNGLVVISRRLLAQGLLPQRDPHPE; translated from the coding sequence ATGAACACACACGAAACAGTCGAAGAAGCAGTCGAGGTACTCCAGCAACTCGGCTTGAAGGAGTACGAGGCAAAGTGTTTCGTCGGGTTGTCACGCCTCTCGACGGGGACGGCGAAACAGCTCAGCGAGATCACCGACGTTCCTCGGACGCGGGTCTACGACGCCGTCCGGGTGCTGGAAGCACAGGGACTCGTCGAAGTCCAGCACTCCAGTCCACAGCGGTTTCGGGCCGTTCCGCTCGAGGAGGCGACCGAAACCCTTCGCGACCAGTACGAGGCTCGTGTCGACCGCCTCACGAACGCCCTCGAACAGGCCGATCCAGTGGACCAGACCGACGAAGACCCGATCCAGGAGGTCTGGTCGATGTCCGGGACGGACGCGATTGCGAACCGGTCGAACCAGCTCATCGGCGATGCGACCGACGAGGTCGTGTTGGTGCTCGGCGACGAATCGCTGCTGACGGAAGAGTTGATCGACAGCCTGATCGAACTTGGTCCCGAGGTGGATCTGCTGATCGGTGCGGTAACCGAAGCGCTCGAAGCGCACATTCACGACGCCGTCCCGAACGCCACCACGTTCCTCTCCGGGCTGGATTGGCTGCGCAGCGGCACGGACTCCGTCGAGGACTTGGCGATCGGACGGCTCCTGCTCGTCGACGGGTCGACCATCCTCGTCAGTACGCTCGTGCCCGAGACGGGCGAGGAACAGGCGATTTTCGGCGGCGGGTTCCGGAACGGACTCGTCGTGATTTCGCGGCGGTTGCTGGCGCAGGGCTTGCTGCCGCAACGCGACCCACACCCGGAGTAG
- a CDS encoding NAD(P)/FAD-dependent oxidoreductase produces the protein MYDVLIVGGGVAGLSAATFTARADFETLVLDSDDSILRRNAHLENYPGFPAGVNARLLLDLMADGADRAGAERREGEVARLARDDDAFTAETAAGDRYRADRVVAATKNTVDYLPDGVDVVDRGKPFVAVDERGRTSVPGLYAAGRLAAKPHQAVVSAGHGAEVAVTLLEDADEPFYHDWVAPDGYFTDRGRDLPPGCEEIDDAERRRREDAAREHMRERFAAAHPSDQPTHPSLDE, from the coding sequence ATGTACGACGTCCTGATCGTCGGCGGTGGCGTCGCCGGCCTGTCCGCTGCGACGTTCACCGCCCGCGCCGACTTCGAGACGCTCGTTCTCGATTCGGACGACTCCATCCTCCGACGCAACGCCCATCTGGAGAACTACCCCGGCTTCCCCGCCGGCGTCAACGCCCGTCTGTTGCTCGACCTGATGGCCGACGGTGCCGACCGGGCGGGTGCCGAGCGCCGCGAGGGCGAGGTGGCCCGACTCGCCCGCGACGACGACGCGTTCACCGCCGAGACGGCCGCGGGCGACCGCTACCGCGCCGACCGGGTTGTCGCCGCCACGAAAAACACCGTCGACTACCTGCCCGACGGCGTCGACGTCGTCGACCGCGGGAAACCGTTCGTCGCCGTCGACGAGCGCGGACGGACGAGCGTCCCGGGGCTGTACGCCGCCGGGAGGCTGGCGGCCAAACCCCACCAGGCGGTCGTGAGCGCCGGGCACGGCGCGGAGGTGGCGGTGACGCTGTTGGAGGACGCCGACGAACCGTTCTACCACGACTGGGTGGCGCCCGACGGCTACTTCACCGACCGCGGCCGGGACCTGCCGCCGGGCTGTGAGGAGATCGACGACGCCGAGCGCCGTCGTCGGGAGGACGCCGCCCGCGAACACATGCGCGAGCGGTTCGCGGCGGCTCACCCCTCCGACCAGCCGACGCATCCGAGCCTCGACGAGTGA
- a CDS encoding mandelate racemase family protein, which yields MGPRITRIESTEFEYPLADVGVDDAGFNLVYEPGTTTTRKLFAVRVHTDAGVTGEYVGGNSPAAAQYNTVANYLVGRNPLDREKHWSELKRALRKYDRMGIGPIDIALWDFAGKHYDAPIHELLGTYRRTMPAYASTYHGDENGGLDSPAAFADFAETCRDMGYGGFKIHGWGGGDARRDLDREIAAVHAVGEAVGSEMDLMHDPACELETFADALQLGRALDEEGFYWYEDPFRDGGISGHAHRKLRQKLDTPILQTEHVRGLELKSDFAAGESTDFLRADPEYDGGITGAMKIAHVAEGFGIDVEFHAPGPAQRHCIAATRNTNYYELALVHPEAANTQPPVYEGDYSDMIDTVDADGCVSVPEGPGLGVEYDWDYIEANATGSTHVYEG from the coding sequence ATGGGACCACGGATCACGCGCATCGAGAGCACGGAGTTCGAGTACCCACTGGCGGACGTGGGCGTCGACGACGCCGGCTTCAACCTCGTCTACGAACCGGGGACGACGACGACCCGGAAACTGTTCGCGGTCAGGGTCCATACCGACGCGGGCGTCACCGGCGAGTACGTCGGCGGCAACTCCCCCGCGGCGGCCCAGTACAACACGGTCGCGAACTACCTCGTCGGCCGGAACCCGCTGGACCGCGAGAAACACTGGTCGGAACTCAAACGCGCGCTCCGCAAGTACGACCGCATGGGGATCGGACCGATAGACATCGCGCTCTGGGATTTCGCGGGCAAACACTACGACGCGCCGATCCACGAACTCCTCGGCACCTACCGCCGGACGATGCCGGCGTACGCGTCGACGTACCACGGCGACGAGAACGGCGGCCTCGACTCCCCCGCGGCCTTCGCCGACTTCGCCGAGACGTGTCGGGACATGGGCTACGGCGGGTTCAAGATTCACGGGTGGGGTGGCGGCGACGCCCGCCGCGACCTGGACCGCGAGATAGCGGCCGTCCACGCCGTCGGCGAGGCCGTCGGGAGCGAGATGGACCTGATGCACGACCCCGCCTGCGAACTGGAGACGTTCGCGGACGCCCTCCAACTCGGCCGCGCCCTCGACGAGGAGGGCTTCTACTGGTACGAGGACCCCTTCCGCGACGGCGGCATCTCGGGGCACGCCCACCGAAAGCTCCGGCAGAAGCTCGACACGCCGATCCTGCAGACCGAACACGTCCGGGGGCTGGAACTCAAATCCGACTTCGCCGCCGGGGAGTCGACCGACTTCCTCCGCGCCGACCCCGAGTACGACGGCGGGATCACCGGTGCGATGAAGATCGCCCACGTCGCCGAGGGGTTCGGCATCGACGTGGAGTTCCACGCCCCCGGTCCCGCCCAGCGACACTGCATCGCCGCGACGCGAAACACGAACTACTACGAACTCGCCCTGGTCCACCCCGAGGCGGCGAACACGCAGCCGCCGGTGTACGAGGGCGACTACTCCGACATGATCGACACCGTCGACGCCGACGGGTGCGTCAGCGTCCCCGAGGGACCGGGCCTCGGCGTCGAGTACGACTGGGACTACATCGAGGCCAACGCCACGGGGAGCACACACGTCTACGAGGGGTGA
- a CDS encoding TrmB family transcriptional regulator yields the protein MTPDPSDDPRSAAIEQLEQFGLSAYAARTFVALVSLGTGTAKDVSGVSDVPRTRVYDAIDELHDLGLVDVQQSSPKEFWAISADTTARKFEREIDHRLSVLTTALDELEPVRRSEEQRGVWTVDGQATVTDRVVEFVEGADDEVVYMTVEDLLTEDVVDALRDAAERGVTISLGGVSADVQEQIGTEIPGAELFESLWVWSDTPAGRLMMVDGTQTLVSVLVNGHDAPPTDPRSETAIWGSGETNSLVVVLKAIFTWRLEGSEPSE from the coding sequence ATGACTCCTGATCCGTCCGACGATCCCCGCTCGGCCGCCATCGAGCAACTCGAACAGTTCGGCCTCAGCGCGTACGCCGCGCGGACGTTCGTCGCCCTCGTGAGCCTTGGCACCGGAACGGCGAAAGACGTGAGTGGGGTTTCGGACGTCCCTCGGACGCGGGTGTACGACGCGATAGACGAACTCCACGACCTCGGGTTGGTCGACGTACAGCAGTCCTCCCCCAAGGAGTTCTGGGCGATTTCGGCCGACACCACCGCCCGAAAGTTCGAACGGGAGATCGATCACCGACTGTCGGTCCTGACGACGGCGCTGGACGAACTCGAACCCGTTCGACGGAGCGAGGAACAGCGCGGGGTCTGGACGGTGGACGGGCAGGCGACGGTCACCGACCGCGTGGTAGAGTTCGTCGAGGGTGCGGACGACGAAGTCGTCTACATGACGGTCGAGGATCTGCTCACCGAGGACGTCGTCGACGCGTTACGCGACGCCGCGGAGCGCGGAGTGACGATCAGCCTCGGTGGCGTCTCGGCGGACGTACAGGAGCAGATCGGAACGGAGATTCCCGGTGCCGAACTGTTCGAATCGCTGTGGGTCTGGTCGGACACGCCCGCGGGGCGGCTCATGATGGTCGACGGCACGCAGACGCTCGTGAGCGTGCTCGTCAACGGTCACGATGCACCCCCGACGGACCCACGGTCGGAGACGGCGATCTGGGGCTCCGGGGAGACGAACAGCCTCGTGGTCGTGCTGAAGGCGATCTTCACCTGGCGGCTGGAGGGGTCCGAGCCCTCCGAGTGA
- a CDS encoding 50S ribosomal protein L15e gives MARSFYSHIRDAWQNPDDGALAELQWQRKQDWREQGAIERIERPTRLDKARNLGYKAKQGIVVVRTSVRKGGARKRRFKAGRRSKRQGVNRLGRRKSIQRIAEERTSRKYPNLRVLNSYWVGEDGSQKWHEVILVDPEHPAIQSDDDLNWICDDSHRGRAFRGKTSAGKKGRGQRKRGKGTEHTRPSVSGDRRRGK, from the coding sequence ATGGCACGAAGCTTCTACTCCCACATCCGGGACGCGTGGCAGAACCCCGACGACGGGGCACTCGCCGAACTGCAGTGGCAACGAAAACAGGACTGGCGCGAGCAGGGCGCCATCGAGCGCATCGAGCGCCCGACCCGCCTCGACAAGGCGCGCAACCTCGGCTACAAGGCCAAACAGGGCATCGTCGTCGTCCGCACGTCGGTGCGCAAGGGCGGCGCCCGCAAGCGCCGATTCAAGGCCGGGCGACGCTCGAAGCGCCAGGGCGTCAACCGCCTCGGCCGCCGCAAGAGCATCCAGCGCATCGCGGAAGAGCGCACGTCGCGCAAGTACCCCAACCTCCGCGTGCTCAACTCCTACTGGGTGGGCGAGGACGGCTCGCAGAAGTGGCACGAAGTGATTCTCGTGGACCCCGAGCATCCCGCCATCCAGAGCGACGACGACCTGAACTGGATCTGTGACGACAGTCACCGCGGCCGGGCGTTCCGCGGCAAGACCAGCGCCGGCAAGAAGGGCCGCGGGCAGCGAAAGCGCGGCAAGGGCACGGAACACACCCGACCCAGCGTGAGCGGCGACCGGCGCCGCGGCAAGTAG
- a CDS encoding CBS domain-containing protein, whose amino-acid sequence MEDVFVGSLMSSPVHTIGGDATLREAAAVLLDHGIGSVVVVDDAGRLDGILTATDFVTVVADGTGDYDPATSVATAMSTDVVTTTANDTVEAAADLMIESGHYHLPVVDADGAVIGVITSHDLTAYVSTVRTPSPPSRDTA is encoded by the coding sequence ATGGAAGACGTATTCGTCGGGAGCCTCATGTCGTCGCCGGTCCACACGATCGGTGGCGACGCTACGCTCCGGGAGGCGGCGGCGGTCCTCCTGGATCACGGCATCGGGTCCGTCGTCGTCGTGGACGACGCCGGGCGTCTCGACGGAATTCTCACGGCGACCGATTTCGTCACCGTCGTCGCCGACGGGACGGGCGACTACGATCCGGCGACGAGCGTCGCGACGGCGATGAGTACGGACGTGGTGACGACGACGGCCAACGACACCGTCGAGGCAGCGGCCGATCTGATGATCGAATCCGGTCACTATCACCTGCCGGTCGTCGACGCCGACGGCGCCGTCATCGGCGTCATCACGAGCCACGACCTGACGGCGTACGTCTCGACGGTGCGGACGCCGAGCCCGCCGTCCCGGGATACTGCGTAA
- a CDS encoding serine/threonine-protein kinase RIO2, with protein sequence MVKNVASVVADLDPEDFYLLSGVEQGMRFSEWVNRGKLPEYANLTAEEVDYRLDRCMKRDLIERRTIQYEGYQLTFEGYDVLALHTFAERDTIEGVGAPLGVGKESDVYEAQSYRPLALKFHREGYTNFREVNKEREYTADHHHVSWLYTARKAAEREHDALETLYPDVSVPRPVDHNRHAILMTKFDGVELARAKLDDAQVVGVLDLVLGEVADAYEAGMVHADLSEHNVAVAESGITIFDWPQSVPTDHANAAELLERDVSNLVGFFRRKYPAVVPDVDVARVADAIAEGDFQTVREFATSRSP encoded by the coding sequence ATGGTCAAAAACGTCGCCAGCGTGGTGGCCGACCTCGACCCCGAGGATTTCTATCTGCTCTCGGGGGTCGAGCAGGGGATGCGATTCAGCGAGTGGGTCAACCGGGGGAAGCTGCCGGAGTACGCGAACCTGACCGCCGAGGAGGTGGACTACCGGCTGGATCGCTGCATGAAACGCGACCTGATCGAGCGCCGGACCATCCAGTACGAGGGCTACCAGCTCACCTTCGAGGGGTACGACGTGCTCGCCCTCCACACCTTCGCGGAGCGGGACACCATCGAGGGCGTCGGGGCGCCCCTCGGCGTCGGCAAGGAGAGCGACGTGTACGAGGCCCAGTCCTACCGCCCGCTCGCCCTGAAGTTCCACCGCGAGGGCTACACCAACTTCCGGGAGGTGAACAAGGAACGCGAGTACACCGCCGACCACCACCACGTCTCGTGGCTCTACACGGCGCGCAAGGCGGCCGAGCGCGAACACGACGCGCTCGAAACCCTCTATCCCGACGTGTCGGTGCCGCGACCCGTCGACCACAACCGCCACGCCATCCTGATGACGAAGTTCGACGGAGTCGAACTCGCGCGTGCGAAACTCGACGACGCGCAGGTCGTCGGCGTCCTCGACCTGGTGCTCGGGGAGGTGGCCGACGCCTACGAGGCGGGCATGGTCCACGCCGACCTGAGCGAACACAACGTCGCCGTCGCGGAGTCGGGGATCACGATCTTCGACTGGCCCCAGTCGGTGCCCACGGACCACGCGAACGCCGCCGAACTCCTCGAACGCGACGTGAGCAATCTGGTCGGCTTCTTCCGCCGGAAGTATCCCGCCGTCGTCCCCGACGTGGACGTGGCGAGAGTGGCCGACGCCATCGCGGAGGGCGACTTCCAGACGGTGCGGGAGTTCGCGACGAGTCGAAGTCCTTAA
- a CDS encoding UPF0175 family protein: MARITGSYPDDLDLLIEGAVEAGVFGGKSDALREFVREYFEDHENERIAAAVALYERERITLGDAARLADVDRWTMRDILREHGVDLRLGLVDEDDAAYEVGAASELEFDDEDSNDVESPTE, encoded by the coding sequence ATGGCACGAATCACTGGATCGTATCCAGACGACCTCGACCTCCTCATCGAGGGTGCTGTCGAGGCTGGTGTGTTCGGGGGCAAGAGCGATGCGTTGCGAGAGTTCGTGCGTGAATACTTCGAGGATCACGAAAACGAGCGTATTGCAGCTGCGGTGGCCCTCTATGAACGAGAACGGATCACACTCGGTGATGCTGCGAGACTTGCTGATGTCGACCGCTGGACGATGCGCGATATCCTCCGTGAACACGGCGTTGACCTCCGCCTCGGGCTCGTTGACGAAGACGACGCAGCCTACGAGGTAGGGGCAGCAAGCGAACTCGAATTCGATGATGAGGACTCGAACGACGTGGAGTCACCTACGGAATGA
- a CDS encoding CBS domain-containing protein, with the protein MDISEILSTKFTEFDIGTPLSKVAGAFENQELDAVVVTDGDEYRGIVSRRQLASSSNQPSAKVGSQVQHVPTVDRTEDVREVARLMIGSDAKTLPVLKDNRVVGVVTGDAVLEAVRPFLDAATVDDAYTTELISASPETTIGKVLNLLREAGIAHLPVVDGEDLTGMVSLYDVIEFTTRGGSKSQGGSSSGFGGRGGGQNRGGFGAREGDADRMLDLPVRNLMSDAVATVERSASLDEVVETMFDREISSLVVTADDTDEPVGIITKTDIIEALTWERDDRNAVQVFGLDLLEGMDYDDVSALIESMASKYGEMSVIKASIELQEHKERTRGVPLVLARIRLVTDRGYFTADGEGYGASHALRLAANAVERQLLKGKTYGQSKKHPDTDEQEQLYGWWLGGT; encoded by the coding sequence ATGGATATCTCCGAGATACTCTCGACAAAGTTCACCGAGTTCGACATCGGAACCCCCCTCTCGAAAGTCGCCGGGGCATTCGAGAATCAGGAACTCGACGCCGTCGTCGTAACGGACGGCGACGAGTATCGCGGCATCGTGAGTCGCCGACAGCTGGCGTCCTCGTCCAACCAGCCGTCCGCGAAGGTCGGCTCACAGGTACAGCACGTCCCGACGGTCGACCGCACCGAAGACGTCCGCGAGGTCGCGCGGCTCATGATCGGGAGCGACGCCAAAACGCTCCCCGTCCTCAAGGATAACCGCGTCGTCGGTGTGGTAACCGGCGATGCGGTCCTCGAAGCTGTGCGCCCGTTTCTCGACGCAGCGACCGTCGACGACGCCTACACGACAGAGCTGATCAGTGCAAGCCCTGAAACCACGATCGGGAAAGTGCTCAATCTGCTTCGAGAGGCTGGTATCGCTCACCTCCCAGTCGTCGACGGTGAGGATCTCACAGGAATGGTGAGCTTGTACGACGTCATCGAGTTCACGACGCGGGGCGGCAGCAAGAGCCAGGGCGGGTCGTCGAGTGGCTTTGGTGGCCGTGGCGGGGGGCAGAACCGCGGTGGGTTCGGCGCGCGCGAGGGTGACGCCGACCGGATGCTCGACCTGCCGGTCCGGAACCTGATGTCCGACGCAGTCGCGACGGTCGAGCGGAGCGCATCGCTCGACGAGGTCGTCGAAACGATGTTCGACCGGGAGATTTCCTCGCTCGTCGTCACGGCCGATGACACCGACGAGCCGGTCGGTATCATCACGAAGACGGACATTATCGAGGCGCTCACCTGGGAGCGCGACGACCGGAACGCCGTGCAGGTGTTCGGGCTCGACCTGCTGGAGGGGATGGACTACGACGACGTCTCCGCGCTGATCGAGAGCATGGCCTCGAAGTACGGCGAGATGAGCGTGATCAAGGCCAGCATCGAACTGCAGGAGCACAAGGAACGGACCCGGGGCGTGCCGCTGGTGCTGGCACGGATTCGGCTGGTCACCGACCGTGGCTACTTCACTGCCGATGGTGAGGGGTACGGTGCCTCCCACGCTCTTCGTCTTGCGGCGAACGCGGTCGAACGCCAGCTTCTCAAGGGGAAGACCTACGGCCAATCGAAGAAACATCCCGACACAGACGAACAGGAACAGCTCTACGGCTGGTGGCTCGGGGGGACATAG
- a CDS encoding phosphate signaling complex PhoU family protein has protein sequence METRKLQKVGGSTYSVSLPKEWATDHHLEAGMPIHLYPHTDGSLVVRSAAQDGEPLGATTITLPSADTDAVERTLRAAYVVGYDAVTLVAPEGAELTADERRAARRLVRSMVGLSVVEEMPDRITVENLLDAAEVSIRQSVIQLQFTALSMQRTAVERVTCDADGGVAQRTPDETAADPLDERDDEADRLFEMLTRHANRSLVDFEEVDALDVRRSELFDALVVARQLERVADHAVRIGSLADRMDAAVDDGPLAELRPLADAARGVVETATTAALDGSAERAHEALDRRDRVVDDVRALDQALFERAPPDAYALSRVLASLARTAECGGNVARVALRASVRPDA, from the coding sequence ATGGAGACGCGAAAGCTCCAGAAGGTCGGCGGATCGACGTACTCGGTGTCGCTTCCGAAGGAGTGGGCTACGGACCACCACCTCGAAGCGGGGATGCCGATCCACCTCTACCCCCACACGGACGGGTCGCTCGTCGTCCGGAGCGCCGCTCAGGACGGCGAGCCACTCGGTGCGACGACGATCACCTTGCCCTCGGCCGACACCGACGCCGTGGAGCGGACCCTCCGTGCCGCCTACGTCGTCGGCTACGACGCGGTCACGCTCGTCGCACCCGAGGGGGCGGAACTGACTGCCGACGAGCGACGGGCCGCCCGCCGTCTCGTCCGGAGCATGGTCGGCCTGTCGGTCGTCGAGGAGATGCCCGACCGGATCACGGTCGAGAACCTGCTCGACGCCGCCGAGGTGTCGATCCGGCAGTCCGTGATCCAGCTTCAGTTCACCGCCCTCTCGATGCAACGCACCGCCGTCGAGCGCGTGACGTGCGACGCGGACGGCGGCGTGGCACAACGCACCCCGGACGAGACGGCGGCCGACCCGCTCGACGAACGCGACGACGAGGCCGACCGCCTGTTCGAGATGCTCACCCGCCACGCCAACCGCTCGCTCGTCGATTTCGAGGAGGTCGACGCCCTCGACGTGCGCCGCTCGGAACTGTTCGACGCCCTCGTCGTGGCGCGTCAACTCGAGCGAGTCGCCGACCACGCCGTCCGAATCGGCTCGCTCGCCGACCGCATGGACGCCGCCGTCGACGACGGTCCGCTCGCCGAACTCCGCCCGCTCGCCGACGCGGCCCGTGGGGTCGTCGAGACGGCGACGACGGCCGCCCTCGATGGGTCGGCCGAGCGGGCCCACGAGGCGCTGGATCGGCGGGATCGGGTCGTCGACGACGTGCGCGCCCTCGATCAGGCGCTCTTCGAACGCGCCCCGCCGGACGCCTACGCCCTCTCGCGGGTGCTCGCGAGCCTCGCCCGGACCGCCGAGTGCGGGGGGAACGTCGCCCGCGTCGCGCTCCGGGCGAGCGTCCGCCCCGACGCGTAG
- a CDS encoding aldehyde ferredoxin oxidoreductase family protein translates to MTDLPSVYGGESLHVHLDDDESEVETIDSADARRFLGGNGFAAKAVHDHVPTDADPFDPENVVAFTVGPMNGTPFQSTSRGVVGFVSPQTNGFFDSTFGGTFPRAQKTTGFESVVLHGAADELSYVHVDEEGARVVPAPDLAGLGTYETCAEVEELAAADADNDVHVIAAGPAGENLVRFACLLHDSEMREGVAGRGGAGAVLGSKNVKAVVVEEGDFSPDPAADGDLRSLVGSRMQPLMEETEMLQEYGTAGLVNPINEMGKLGRRNNRVEHSPREEAEAISGELIREEYVTEDTTCANCAVACGKHVTVESEGVTDAKIPEFESLFGTATMTDVFDVERVIKANDLCDQLGMDTISWGVSVAFARECYDEGLLDDDDCPHLAFGDADGLVELARLTAHREGFGDRLAEGSFRLAAELDDEAERYLHGTKGLEFAAHSPRGLKGMSIGYATSTRGGSHHDTRPTPQYDGEHAETTEGTPAFAARTQHFTALGDSLTQCRFVSEGGYDKRVTDRYRDAINAATGWDLSTDEVERIGERIYNLERLINVERGVARRETDTLSHRVMHEPIPDGPAEGMYCPPEELSAMLDEYYEFRGWDDDGIPTAERLDALDMAELAD, encoded by the coding sequence GTGACCGATCTACCGTCCGTCTACGGCGGGGAGAGCCTCCACGTCCACCTCGACGACGACGAGAGCGAGGTCGAGACTATCGACTCCGCCGACGCCCGGCGGTTCCTCGGCGGCAACGGTTTCGCGGCGAAGGCGGTTCACGACCACGTGCCCACGGACGCCGACCCGTTCGACCCGGAGAACGTCGTCGCGTTCACCGTCGGACCGATGAACGGCACGCCGTTCCAGTCGACGAGTCGGGGCGTCGTCGGCTTCGTCAGCCCGCAGACCAACGGCTTCTTCGACAGCACCTTCGGCGGCACCTTCCCCCGTGCCCAGAAGACGACGGGGTTCGAGAGCGTCGTCCTCCACGGCGCCGCCGACGAACTCTCCTACGTCCACGTCGACGAGGAGGGGGCACGCGTCGTCCCCGCGCCCGACCTCGCGGGCCTCGGCACCTACGAGACCTGTGCCGAGGTCGAGGAACTCGCGGCCGCGGACGCCGACAACGACGTTCACGTCATCGCCGCCGGTCCTGCGGGCGAGAACCTCGTCCGCTTCGCCTGCCTGCTCCACGACTCCGAGATGCGCGAGGGGGTCGCCGGCCGCGGCGGCGCCGGCGCCGTCCTCGGGTCGAAAAACGTGAAAGCCGTCGTCGTCGAGGAGGGCGATTTCAGCCCCGACCCCGCCGCAGACGGCGACTTACGGAGCCTCGTGGGGAGTCGGATGCAGCCGCTGATGGAGGAGACGGAGATGCTCCAGGAGTACGGCACGGCCGGCCTCGTCAACCCCATCAACGAGATGGGGAAACTCGGGCGGCGGAACAACCGGGTCGAACACTCACCCCGCGAGGAGGCCGAGGCGATCAGCGGCGAACTGATCCGCGAGGAGTACGTCACCGAGGATACGACGTGTGCGAACTGTGCCGTCGCCTGTGGCAAACACGTCACCGTCGAGAGCGAGGGGGTCACCGACGCGAAGATCCCCGAGTTCGAGAGCCTGTTCGGCACCGCGACCATGACCGACGTCTTCGACGTCGAGCGGGTGATCAAGGCCAACGACCTCTGTGATCAGTTGGGGATGGACACCATCTCGTGGGGCGTCTCCGTCGCCTTCGCCCGCGAGTGTTACGACGAGGGTCTCCTCGACGACGACGACTGCCCCCACCTCGCGTTCGGCGACGCCGACGGTCTCGTCGAACTCGCGCGCCTGACCGCACACCGGGAGGGGTTCGGCGACCGACTCGCCGAGGGGTCGTTTCGCCTCGCCGCCGAACTCGACGACGAGGCCGAACGCTACCTCCACGGCACCAAGGGACTGGAGTTCGCCGCTCACTCCCCCCGCGGGCTGAAGGGGATGAGCATCGGCTACGCCACGTCGACGCGTGGCGGCTCCCACCACGACACTCGTCCCACGCCCCAGTACGACGGCGAACACGCCGAGACGACGGAGGGTACCCCGGCCTTCGCCGCCCGCACCCAACATTTCACCGCCCTCGGCGACTCCCTCACCCAGTGTCGGTTCGTGAGCGAAGGCGGCTACGACAAGCGCGTCACCGACCGCTACCGCGACGCCATCAACGCGGCGACGGGCTGGGACCTCTCGACCGACGAGGTGGAGCGCATCGGCGAGCGCATCTACAACCTCGAACGCCTCATCAACGTCGAGCGCGGCGTCGCGCGCCGCGAGACGGACACGCTCTCACATCGGGTCATGCACGAACCCATCCCCGACGGGCCGGCCGAGGGGATGTACTGCCCCCCGGAGGAGCTGTCCGCCATGCTCGACGAGTACTACGAGTTCCGCGGGTGGGACGACGACGGGATTCCCACGGCCGAACGACTCGACGCCCTCGACATGGCGGAACTGGCGGACTGA